A stretch of bacterium DNA encodes these proteins:
- a CDS encoding thiolase family protein, whose translation MARRNPMRDEIAIVGVGSTEFSRDAGGVSPAKLGAEACIAAIRDAGIDKSEIDGVVGALEPGAPRANQMSSILGLSDITHHSSPMPVAVFALVDAMTAIFSGQCDTVLLYYAFTRAPWNSRSAAKDPFRSYLGGMMGGGLKAPPMPESIDPSAAYTAWAARYVHDYDVPRETFGRVALNMRANAARNPKAAMKTPLTMEAYLEARMIRDPLCMLDMDIPVDGADAFILTTTEKAKKLTKNPVVVHAATAGMVGENDEDQLPSLARHGQHVVVEALKERSDVWIDDVDVFFPYDGFSIITLGWIENMGFAKPGQAGQWMQDNWDDELGCVMIDGRVPMNPHGGSLSEGASRGTGHLREAVTQLRGDAGERQVHDAKTALIGCGGFFFNSQGAILKRL comes from the coding sequence ATGGCGCGACGAAATCCGATGCGGGACGAGATCGCGATCGTCGGCGTGGGCTCGACCGAGTTCAGTCGAGACGCGGGCGGCGTTTCTCCGGCGAAGCTGGGGGCCGAGGCGTGTATCGCGGCGATCCGTGATGCGGGGATCGACAAGAGCGAGATCGACGGTGTGGTCGGGGCCCTCGAGCCGGGCGCGCCCCGGGCGAACCAGATGTCGTCGATCCTGGGGCTGAGCGACATCACGCACCACTCGAGCCCGATGCCGGTCGCGGTCTTCGCCCTCGTCGACGCGATGACGGCGATCTTTTCGGGCCAGTGCGACACGGTTCTCCTCTACTACGCCTTCACGCGCGCGCCGTGGAACTCGCGCTCGGCAGCGAAGGATCCCTTCCGGAGCTACCTGGGCGGGATGATGGGCGGAGGACTCAAGGCGCCGCCGATGCCCGAGTCGATCGACCCGTCGGCGGCGTACACCGCCTGGGCCGCGCGGTACGTCCACGACTACGACGTGCCGCGAGAGACCTTCGGCCGGGTGGCGCTCAACATGCGCGCGAACGCGGCGAGGAACCCGAAGGCGGCGATGAAGACGCCGCTCACGATGGAAGCGTACCTCGAGGCGCGCATGATCCGGGATCCGCTCTGCATGCTCGACATGGACATCCCGGTCGACGGCGCCGACGCGTTCATCCTGACGACGACGGAGAAGGCGAAGAAGCTCACGAAGAACCCCGTCGTCGTGCATGCGGCGACGGCGGGCATGGTCGGCGAGAACGACGAGGACCAGCTGCCGTCCCTCGCGCGACACGGTCAGCACGTCGTCGTCGAGGCGCTCAAGGAGCGGAGCGACGTCTGGATCGACGACGTCGACGTGTTCTTCCCCTACGACGGCTTCAGCATCATCACCCTCGGCTGGATCGAGAACATGGGCTTCGCGAAGCCCGGGCAGGCGGGGCAGTGGATGCAGGACAACTGGGACGATGAGCTCGGTTGCGTGATGATCGACGGCCGCGTGCCGATGAATCCCCACGGCGGCTCCCTGTCCGAGGGGGCGTCCCGGGGAACGGGGCATCTGCGGGAAGCGGTGACGCAGCTGCGGGGCGACGCCGGCGAGCGGCAGGTCCACGACGCGAAGACGGCGCTGATCGGGTGCGGTGGATTCTTCTTCAACTCGCAGGGAGCGATCCTGAAGCGCCTCTAG
- a CDS encoding amidohydrolase family protein: protein MVAASDGFEVLDVHHHVGNAFRALGGDLSSAPDAETEVYRVRELEDRLRIMDAADVERAIVIPGHGYERANGIADTRAENDAIARYRDARPDRFPAAIGIVEPRDGEASLAELERARNELGLAGISFHTRFQGVSLDSRWILAYVERMAELGLVPVVHAMNETPEEALWKLAVLARSIPDTPVLALDPFSSYEATRECFFIAEVAPNILFDTSLSYNFDFIEDFARAFGADRVVFGTDLYSTPVGRRISHLLPQILDSALPDEDKRKILAGNARRLFGLT from the coding sequence ATGGTTGCCGCCTCAGACGGGTTCGAAGTCCTCGACGTGCACCACCACGTCGGCAACGCCTTTCGCGCCCTGGGCGGAGACCTCTCGTCGGCCCCCGATGCCGAGACCGAGGTCTATCGCGTGCGCGAGCTCGAGGACCGGCTGCGCATCATGGACGCGGCGGACGTCGAACGAGCGATCGTGATTCCGGGCCACGGCTACGAACGAGCGAACGGGATCGCCGATACCCGCGCGGAGAACGATGCGATCGCGCGCTACCGCGATGCTCGTCCCGACCGCTTTCCCGCCGCGATCGGGATCGTCGAACCGAGAGACGGGGAAGCGAGTCTGGCGGAGCTCGAACGCGCGCGGAACGAGCTGGGCCTGGCGGGCATCAGCTTCCATACGCGTTTCCAGGGCGTCTCCCTCGATAGCCGTTGGATCCTCGCCTACGTCGAGCGGATGGCCGAGCTGGGTCTCGTTCCCGTCGTCCACGCGATGAACGAGACGCCGGAGGAAGCGCTCTGGAAGCTCGCGGTCCTCGCGCGCTCGATCCCGGACACGCCGGTGCTCGCCCTCGATCCGTTCTCTTCGTATGAAGCGACGCGCGAGTGCTTCTTCATCGCGGAGGTCGCGCCCAACATCCTCTTCGACACGAGCCTCAGCTACAACTTCGACTTCATCGAAGACTTCGCCCGCGCGTTCGGCGCGGACCGAGTGGTCTTCGGGACCGACCTCTATTCCACGCCCGTCGGACGCCGGATCAGCCATCTCCTGCCGCAGATCCTGGACAGCGCGCTCCCGGACGAGGACAAACGGAAGATCCTCGCGGGCAACGCACGCCGGCTCTTCGGCCTGACCTAG
- a CDS encoding amidohydrolase family protein: protein MADIVIKGATILDGTGAPGFVGDVGVRGGTISFVGSGDEAGLETIDGSGLMLTPGFVDPHTHYDAQLAWDPSASPSNLHGVTTIIGGNCGFSIAPLGPDDADYIRRMMSVVEGMPLEALEQGIEWDWRSFGEWLARLDGKTAVNAGFLVGHCALRRTVMGDRAVGNEATDDEVEAMSALLRDSIGSGALGLSSSRSFTHSDGDGAPVPSRAASEEELLTLCDVTGEHEGTTLEFITDGCLHGFADAEVDLMTRMSLRAGRPLNWNVFTIDSKEPDRFANQLGAQERAAEQGAEVVALTMPTLVGLTMSFLTYSPIHQLPGWRSILSLPLEERMAELRKPDVRASLLEGSRSPEAGVFARVADFPNFRIGETFASANEGLTGRLVKEIAAERGADDFDTLIDIVLEDDLRTVLWPDPPDDDAESWALRRQAWENGHTLLGGSDAGAHLDRMCGAPYTTDFLADCLRGRKLWPIEKAVQALTDRPARLFGLRGRGRIVEGYHADLVLFDPEEIGSGMIHERNDLPGDSARLFAESTGIRRVFVNGEAIVVDGRATEALPGRILRSGADTDTVSISGAR from the coding sequence ATGGCCGATATCGTCATCAAGGGCGCCACGATTCTCGACGGGACCGGAGCGCCGGGGTTCGTCGGCGACGTGGGTGTGCGCGGAGGAACGATCTCGTTCGTCGGTTCCGGTGACGAAGCCGGTCTCGAGACGATCGACGGGAGCGGGCTCATGCTCACACCCGGCTTCGTCGATCCGCACACCCACTACGATGCCCAGCTCGCCTGGGATCCGAGCGCCTCGCCTTCGAATCTCCACGGGGTCACCACGATCATCGGAGGCAACTGCGGCTTCTCGATCGCGCCGCTCGGGCCCGACGACGCGGACTACATCCGGCGCATGATGTCGGTCGTGGAAGGGATGCCCCTCGAGGCCCTCGAACAGGGGATCGAGTGGGACTGGCGGAGCTTCGGGGAATGGCTCGCGCGGCTCGACGGGAAGACGGCGGTCAATGCGGGCTTCCTGGTCGGACACTGCGCCCTCCGGCGGACGGTGATGGGCGACCGCGCGGTCGGCAACGAGGCGACCGACGACGAGGTCGAAGCGATGTCCGCCCTGCTACGGGATTCGATCGGGAGCGGCGCCCTCGGTCTCTCGTCCTCGCGATCGTTCACCCACAGCGATGGCGACGGCGCGCCCGTTCCTTCCCGGGCCGCGAGCGAGGAGGAGCTGCTCACCCTCTGCGACGTGACCGGGGAGCACGAGGGCACGACCCTCGAGTTCATCACCGACGGCTGTCTCCACGGCTTCGCCGACGCCGAGGTCGACCTGATGACGCGGATGTCCCTGCGCGCGGGACGGCCGCTCAACTGGAACGTGTTCACGATCGACTCGAAGGAGCCGGATCGTTTCGCGAATCAGCTCGGCGCCCAGGAGAGGGCGGCGGAGCAGGGCGCCGAGGTCGTCGCGCTCACGATGCCGACGCTCGTCGGCTTGACGATGAGCTTCCTGACCTATTCACCGATCCACCAGCTGCCGGGCTGGCGGTCGATCCTCTCGCTTCCGCTCGAGGAGCGGATGGCGGAGCTCCGCAAGCCCGACGTCCGCGCGAGCCTCCTCGAAGGCTCGCGTTCGCCGGAGGCCGGCGTCTTCGCCCGCGTCGCGGACTTCCCGAACTTCCGGATCGGCGAGACGTTTGCTTCCGCGAACGAAGGGCTCACCGGGCGGCTGGTCAAGGAGATCGCGGCGGAGCGCGGCGCCGACGACTTCGACACGCTGATCGACATCGTCCTCGAAGACGACCTGCGGACGGTTCTCTGGCCCGATCCCCCGGACGACGACGCCGAGAGCTGGGCGCTCCGACGCCAGGCCTGGGAGAACGGGCACACGCTCCTCGGTGGTTCGGACGCGGGGGCCCACCTCGATCGCATGTGCGGCGCACCGTATACGACGGATTTCCTGGCGGACTGTCTCCGAGGGCGGAAGCTCTGGCCGATCGAGAAGGCGGTCCAGGCCCTCACGGATCGGCCCGCCCGGCTCTTCGGCCTGCGGGGCCGCGGTCGGATCGTGGAGGGCTATCACGCGGATCTCGTGCTCTTCGATCCCGAGGAGATCGGGAGCGGCATGATTCACGAGCGCAACGACCTCCCAGGCGACTCCGCACGCCTCTTCGCCGAGTCGACGGGGATTCGCCGTGTCTTCGTGAACGGCGAAGCGATCGTCGTCGATGGTCGCGCGACCGAGGCGCTTCCGGGTCGGATCCTGCGATCGGGCGCGGACACGGACACGGTCTCGATTTCAGGGGCGCGATAG
- a CDS encoding zinc ribbon domain-containing protein: MSESVSDAELVERFPWVQISHDSKHHFRGWLDEKLLINRCADCSRFHHPPKPVCPGCWSENLVPTEVAGTGTVHLAMHLRQGAPAPGVDYAKGPHPVVAVDLDGTDGVRFSSTVIDLPVEEVAIGLPVELAWTERYGHPFPVFKKREG; this comes from the coding sequence ATGAGCGAATCCGTTTCCGATGCCGAGCTGGTCGAGCGCTTCCCGTGGGTCCAGATCTCCCACGATTCGAAGCACCACTTCCGTGGCTGGCTCGACGAGAAGCTCCTGATCAACCGCTGCGCGGACTGCAGCCGATTCCATCACCCGCCGAAGCCGGTGTGTCCCGGTTGCTGGTCGGAGAACCTCGTCCCGACGGAGGTCGCGGGGACGGGAACGGTCCATCTCGCGATGCATCTCCGCCAGGGCGCGCCCGCGCCGGGCGTCGACTACGCGAAGGGGCCCCATCCCGTCGTCGCGGTCGACCTCGACGGCACGGACGGCGTGCGCTTCAGCAGCACGGTCATCGATCTGCCGGTCGAGGAAGTCGCGATCGGTCTCCCCGTCGAGCTCGCCTGGACCGAACGCTACGGCCATCCCTTCCCCGTGTTCAAGAAGCGGGAGGGCTGA